The following DNA comes from Microcella sp..
CATTCGCATGCTCAAGTACGCCATGAACCTGACCGACGACGGAATGGTCGGCCAGCAGCTCTTCGCGGGCGAGGCCACGCGGCTCGCCTATGGCACTGACGAGGCCGTCGAGGGTCGCGACAGCTTCCTCGAGAAGCGCGCGCCCGACTGGTCGCCGTTTCCCTGGCAGTACTGAGCGGGGGATGCTGACCTCCGGTCTGACCAGTTCCAGATTCGCTCCAAAAGGGCTGAACAGTGAAGCCTGAACGCCGGTTTGCCCCAGATCTGGGGCAAAATGGCGCTAGGCCTCGAGGCCTGCGCCCACGCGGTCGAGCACCCCGGCGATGAGCATCTCGCGCGCGGCGGGGTCGGGCACGAAATCGCGCAGGATTACCGCGAGGCCGTGCGCACTCGCCTGCGCGAGCATCATGCGGCTCGCCACGCGGCTCTCGTCGACTGCGCCAGGCGGCTCGAGTTCGAGCACGATGTCGCGCACGAGGTCGGCCGCATTCGGGTCGTCGGGCCGATCGGGCGGTGTCGTCATGGGCATCGACACGAGCGAGAACAGCTGCGGCTCTGCGAGCGCGAAGGCGATGTACGACTCTCCGACCTCGCGCAGCCGGTCGATCGGCGGGTGCCCGACAGCCGCGGCGAGCCGGGCGAACATGTCGCGCGCCATGATCTCGCGCGCCCGCTGGGCGACGGCCGCGATGAGGTGATCGCCGCTCGGAAAGTGCCGGTAGACGGCCGCCGCGCTCACGCCGCACGCTGCCGCGATGCGCCGCACCGTGACGCCTTCGAGCGCTTCGGCCCGAGCCAAAGCTTCGCCGGCGTCGACGAGCGCCTCGCGCAGGGCGCCGTGGTGGTACGCGGTGCGTTCCGGGCGAGACCGCGCTGACCCCGCAGCCTTCCGCGCACTCGACATGTTGACAGTGTACACATGAGTGCGCTAGACATGACCTGCCGATGTTAACGGCGATAACACCAGCCGAGAGGAACCCGCGCATGGCGACACGAGAGCAGCGCATCCACCGCCTGATCGAGAAGAGCGCGGCCGACCGCCGTACCGGCGAGGTGCTGTGGCGCGTCGTTACCCCCGACGGTGCGCTCGACGTCGCGCACGGCGATCTCGACCGGCCGTTCTTCGTCGCAAGCGTGAGCAAGCTCTTCACGGTCGTGTGCCTCGCCCAGCTGCGCGACGAGGGCACGCTCGACTGGGATGCTCCGATCGCGAGCTACCTGACCGACCTCGACCTCAGCGACCTTGCCGTTGACAGCGGCCGCGACGTCAGCGCCGAGATCACCGTGCGCGAGGTCATGGGCCACACGGCGGGTCTCGCCGACTACTTCGAAGGCAAGCGCCCCGACGGCCCGACAACACTTGAGCGCGCCATGCAGAGCGACTTCGGCTGGGGCGAGGCCGAGGTCATCGAGTGGACCCGCGCGATGGCCCCCGCCCGCCGCGGCCGCGGCCTCTACAGCGACACCGGG
Coding sequences within:
- a CDS encoding TetR/AcrR family transcriptional regulator, which produces MSSARKAAGSARSRPERTAYHHGALREALVDAGEALARAEALEGVTVRRIAAACGVSAAAVYRHFPSGDHLIAAVAQRAREIMARDMFARLAAAVGHPPIDRLREVGESYIAFALAEPQLFSLVSMPMTTPPDRPDDPNAADLVRDIVLELEPPGAVDESRVASRMMLAQASAHGLAVILRDFVPDPAAREMLIAGVLDRVGAGLEA